One genomic window of Bradyrhizobium sp. CCGE-LA001 includes the following:
- a CDS encoding class I SAM-dependent methyltransferase: MTSSSRAAHWQAVYESKSEREVSWFQEIPSPSLELIALTGAAPTSSIVDIGGGASRLVDALLSKGYTDLTVLDLSDAALAASRARLGAASDGVAWIAADVTAWQPTRTYDLWHDRAAFHFLNAPEEQAAYVAVVRRAVKIGGHVIIGTFAVDGPEKCSGMPVTRHSADSIAALLGPGFTLIDHRRHGHVTPWQSVQNFQFSSFVRSS, encoded by the coding sequence ATGACGAGTTCAAGCCGGGCGGCCCATTGGCAGGCCGTTTACGAGAGCAAGAGCGAACGCGAGGTGAGCTGGTTTCAGGAGATTCCGTCGCCCTCGCTCGAGCTGATCGCGCTGACCGGCGCGGCGCCGACCTCTTCGATCGTCGATATCGGCGGCGGGGCGTCCCGGCTGGTCGATGCGCTCCTGTCCAAGGGATATACGGACCTGACCGTGCTGGATTTATCCGATGCGGCGCTCGCGGCATCGCGGGCGCGGCTCGGTGCCGCCAGCGACGGGGTGGCGTGGATCGCGGCCGACGTGACGGCCTGGCAACCAACGCGGACATACGACCTCTGGCACGACCGCGCGGCATTTCATTTCCTCAACGCGCCGGAAGAACAAGCCGCCTACGTGGCCGTTGTCAGACGGGCCGTGAAGATCGGCGGTCACGTCATCATCGGAACATTTGCCGTCGATGGTCCGGAGAAGTGCAGCGGCATGCCGGTGACGCGCCACAGTGCCGACAGCATCGCAGCGCTGCTCGGCCCTGGCTTCACGTTGATCGATCATCGCCGGCATGGGCATGTGACGCCGTGGCAATCGGTGCAGAACTTTCAGTTCAGCAGCTTCGTCAGGTCGTCATAA
- the ihpA gene encoding divalent metal ion exporter subunit IhpA has protein sequence MFRRGMAARLACAAACLIVGSALVPAHAQTLTMRSALSRALAASPRLTAAERDVGIATGQRIQAGALLNPELTYEQDDSFGSGRYRGTRSAETTLQISQAFELFGKREARIAAGQAGIEVAAIQRKAVRLEVLSETAIAFLSVLGAQRRIQILDEQIAAIDRLTPLLRRRVEAGASSPAETGRAEVASALVKADRERLKATLASARRELAVLMGDPATKFGEVSGRLDTTGRPPTFQSVVAAIDANPQLVRWTAVYAQRNAELLLARLRPYPDVRIAAGWRHYNETNDDAARLTVSVPIPVFDQNQGNILSAQESLAKTKAEREANRNALIVIAGRAYDSLQGSLRELAVLRETAIPKAVEASDAIAQGYGQGRFTLLEVLDAQASVSQARLREQEALQNFHAGVAIIEGLVGNPFALARESAR, from the coding sequence ATGTTTCGCAGGGGAATGGCTGCGCGCCTCGCGTGCGCGGCGGCGTGCTTGATTGTCGGATCGGCACTTGTACCGGCTCACGCCCAGACTTTGACGATGCGCAGCGCCTTGTCGCGGGCGCTGGCCGCGAGCCCGCGGCTGACGGCGGCGGAGCGTGACGTCGGCATCGCCACGGGCCAGCGCATCCAGGCCGGCGCCCTGCTCAATCCGGAACTCACCTATGAGCAGGATGACTCGTTCGGCTCCGGCAGATATCGCGGGACGCGATCGGCCGAGACCACGCTCCAGATCAGCCAGGCCTTCGAGCTGTTCGGTAAGCGCGAGGCACGGATCGCGGCCGGGCAGGCCGGTATCGAAGTCGCCGCGATCCAGCGCAAGGCCGTCAGGCTGGAGGTGCTGTCCGAGACCGCGATCGCTTTTCTCAGCGTGCTCGGTGCACAGCGGCGCATCCAGATCCTCGACGAGCAGATCGCCGCGATCGACCGCCTGACGCCGCTGCTCCGCCGCCGCGTCGAGGCAGGAGCCTCCTCGCCGGCGGAGACCGGCCGCGCCGAGGTCGCCTCTGCGCTGGTCAAGGCGGACCGCGAGCGCCTCAAAGCGACATTGGCGAGCGCGCGGCGCGAGCTTGCGGTGCTGATGGGCGATCCCGCGACCAAATTCGGCGAGGTCTCGGGCCGGCTCGACACCACCGGGCGGCCACCGACGTTCCAGTCGGTCGTCGCCGCCATCGATGCCAATCCGCAATTGGTGCGCTGGACCGCGGTATACGCTCAGCGCAATGCCGAGCTGCTGCTCGCCCGGCTCAGGCCTTATCCCGACGTGCGGATCGCGGCCGGCTGGCGCCATTACAACGAAACCAACGACGATGCGGCGCGACTGACCGTCTCAGTGCCCATTCCCGTGTTCGACCAGAACCAGGGGAACATCCTCTCCGCGCAGGAAAGCCTCGCCAAGACCAAGGCCGAGCGCGAGGCCAACCGCAACGCGCTGATCGTGATCGCCGGCCGGGCCTACGACTCGCTCCAGGGCTCGCTGCGCGAGCTCGCCGTGCTGCGCGAGACCGCGATCCCCAAGGCTGTCGAAGCGTCCGATGCGATCGCGCAGGGTTACGGCCAGGGCCGCTTCACCCTGCTCGAAGTGCTGGACGCACAGGCGAGCGTGAGCCAG